One segment of Neobacillus endophyticus DNA contains the following:
- the istB gene encoding IS21-like element helper ATPase IstB, which translates to MNVILETMQNQLKSLTLTEAAKVVPTIIQQAESEDWSYSQFLQKLLGHEQERREEKQMEKRLKWAAFPFQKTLQEFDLNEQQSLSRKQFTQLSELNWLDQMFNLILLGPPGVGKTHLAIGLGLEAIYKGYKVAFISMGELIHTLKTEEITRRSQARLKRIREANLVVIDDLMFMAMDSKEANLFFHLINELYNSASIILTSNKGPSDWGDLIGDPAITTAILDRIAHRSEIVHLNGDSYRMKHRTSIFGEKTVQK; encoded by the coding sequence ATGAACGTGATTTTGGAAACTATGCAGAATCAGTTAAAATCACTGACGTTGACGGAGGCAGCTAAAGTTGTTCCGACTATCATTCAGCAAGCAGAATCGGAAGATTGGTCTTATAGCCAGTTTCTTCAGAAATTGCTTGGGCATGAGCAAGAAAGACGGGAAGAAAAACAAATGGAAAAGCGTCTGAAATGGGCTGCTTTTCCCTTCCAAAAAACTCTTCAGGAGTTTGATCTTAATGAACAACAATCGCTTAGCAGAAAGCAATTTACACAATTGAGCGAGCTGAACTGGCTTGATCAGATGTTCAATCTCATCCTCCTTGGTCCCCCAGGAGTTGGCAAAACACATCTAGCTATAGGTTTAGGATTGGAAGCAATATACAAGGGCTATAAAGTTGCATTTATCTCAATGGGAGAACTGATTCACACATTAAAGACTGAGGAAATAACAAGAAGATCTCAGGCACGACTCAAGAGGATTAGAGAAGCAAATTTGGTTGTCATCGACGATTTAATGTTTATGGCAATGGATTCAAAAGAGGCTAATCTTTTTTTTCACTTGATTAACGAGCTTTACAACAGTGCATCTATCATTCTTACATCCAATAAAGGGCCAAGTGATTGGGGAGACTTGATAGGTGATCCAGCCATCACCACGGCAATTTTAGACAGAATTGCACACCGTTCTGAGATTGTTCATCTAAACGGCGATAGTTACAGAATGAAACATAGAACTTCCATTTTTGGAGAAAAAACTGTTCAAAAATAA
- a CDS encoding PadR family transcriptional regulator: MDSLETGELTDTAYYILLSLVEARHGYLIMKYIEKITNNGFIVGPASIYTTIRKLLDANLIEEVNDGNEKRKSYIATQRGIKLLKNAVQRRRQMVNHAEEVLKNVGRES, encoded by the coding sequence ATGGATTCGTTAGAAACGGGCGAGCTGACAGATACTGCGTACTACATTCTCTTATCATTAGTTGAGGCTAGGCATGGTTACCTTATTATGAAGTACATAGAGAAAATCACAAATAATGGATTTATAGTTGGGCCTGCGTCAATATATACGACAATTAGAAAGCTTTTAGATGCTAACTTGATAGAAGAAGTTAACGATGGTAATGAAAAACGCAAGTCCTATATAGCGACCCAAAGAGGCATTAAACTTTTGAAGAATGCAGTCCAGCGTAGAAGACAAATGGTCAATCATGCAGAAGAAGTTTTAAAAAATGTGGGGAGGGAATCCTAG
- a CDS encoding DUF2812 domain-containing protein, translating into MKKTKFVFSGGLAFTEEEDMKKLSEYAEKGWLLESFVPFGYKLRKGSPQNLVYNFDYQRIIDDEYLAFFEAAKWSHVCSIGNHIHVFCAPEGTEPIYSDDTTIIEKYNREMNQMKRIAFPLLILTISLFLIGLSSWVTQTIGIVCVVLGFVSLIGLIFAGLPYRSYRSKFINLSKQ; encoded by the coding sequence GTGAAAAAAACTAAATTCGTGTTTAGTGGAGGCTTGGCTTTCACTGAAGAAGAGGACATGAAAAAGTTAAGTGAGTATGCTGAAAAAGGGTGGTTATTGGAAAGTTTTGTTCCGTTTGGTTACAAATTGAGAAAAGGAAGTCCACAAAATCTTGTTTATAATTTTGATTATCAAAGGATTATAGATGATGAATATCTGGCTTTTTTCGAAGCAGCAAAATGGTCACATGTCTGTTCAATTGGCAATCATATACATGTTTTTTGTGCACCTGAGGGTACTGAACCAATCTATTCAGATGACACAACAATAATTGAAAAATATAACAGAGAAATGAATCAAATGAAAAGAATAGCTTTTCCATTACTTATTTTAACAATTTCTTTATTCTTGATTGGTTTAAGTTCATGGGTAACGCAGACTATAGGAATAGTTTGTGTGGTACTAGGTTTCGTATCTCTAATAGGTTTAATATTTGCTGGATTACCATATCGCTCATATAGATCTAAATTTATTAACCTAAGTAAGCAGTAA
- a CDS encoding MerR family transcriptional regulator, with translation MKNQELAFTISEFGKRARTTVRTLRFYEELGLLTPAKQNGSGHKLYGFEDLAKLQQIQSMKFLGYSLQEIKNLIDNDSDVSKQLEKSLPWQHKLLTEKRNELNRAIEAVEHVQFLLKEGKPITWTVLSSLLFKMENEQDQIEWMKEYFPEDVVEQFSSFPKEQRLQMDIEMLDWLSTLKKLMSDGASPQSPEAFNLAVKLSEIAMKHVDNKEDLAKQMQKAKKLMEADKVDFKFPTILTPEEEAFLGEITKSIKALYDENGK, from the coding sequence ATGAAAAATCAAGAACTTGCTTTTACAATTAGTGAATTTGGAAAGCGTGCAAGAACAACAGTAAGGACGTTAAGATTTTATGAAGAATTAGGATTACTAACACCAGCAAAGCAAAATGGATCTGGCCACAAGCTGTATGGATTTGAAGATTTAGCGAAGCTGCAGCAAATACAGTCCATGAAATTTTTAGGATACTCATTACAGGAAATCAAAAATTTAATTGATAATGACTCGGACGTATCTAAACAACTTGAAAAGTCCTTACCCTGGCAACATAAACTACTTACAGAAAAAAGGAATGAATTAAATCGAGCCATTGAAGCAGTTGAGCATGTACAATTCCTTTTGAAAGAAGGGAAGCCAATCACATGGACAGTTTTAAGTTCACTTCTTTTTAAGATGGAAAACGAACAAGACCAAATAGAATGGATGAAAGAATACTTTCCAGAAGATGTAGTTGAACAATTTTCATCATTTCCGAAAGAACAACGACTCCAAATGGATATAGAGATGCTAGACTGGTTATCAACATTGAAGAAATTGATGAGTGATGGGGCTTCTCCACAATCGCCCGAAGCATTTAATCTGGCCGTAAAATTGTCTGAGATCGCAATGAAACATGTAGATAACAAAGAGGACCTGGCAAAACAAATGCAAAAGGCAAAAAAATTGATGGAAGCCGATAAAGTAGATTTTAAGTTTCCGACCATTTTGACACCAGAAGAGGAAGCCTTTTTAGGAGAAATAACAAAGTCAATTAAAGCGTTATATGATGAAAATGGTAAATGA
- a CDS encoding AbrB/MazE/SpoVT family DNA-binding domain-containing protein, producing the protein MKSTGIVRKVDELGRIVVPIELRRTLDIDLRDPVEIFVDGEQVILKKYSPNMACMLTGEVTDENKAYFDGKLILSPKGAEILVKEINTKNKAI; encoded by the coding sequence ATGAAAAGTACTGGAATTGTACGTAAAGTTGATGAATTGGGAAGAATTGTTGTTCCGATCGAGCTTCGAAGAACTTTAGATATTGATCTGAGAGATCCTGTTGAAATTTTTGTGGATGGCGAACAAGTTATTTTAAAGAAATATAGTCCTAATATGGCTTGCATGCTGACTGGAGAAGTTACTGATGAAAATAAGGCGTATTTTGATGGGAAATTGATATTAAGCCCCAAGGGAGCTGAAATATTAGTGAAGGAAATTAACACCAAAAACAAAGCGATTTAA
- a CDS encoding helix-turn-helix transcriptional regulator — protein sequence MDKKGYLGNRVNVFRAEKRWSQQELADKVGVSRQTIASLEANKYNPSLMLAFELANVFDAKIDDIFTYSKGVEL from the coding sequence ATGGACAAAAAGGGATATTTAGGTAATAGAGTAAACGTTTTTCGAGCTGAAAAGAGATGGTCCCAACAAGAGTTGGCAGATAAGGTGGGTGTATCAAGACAAACTATTGCATCTTTAGAAGCAAACAAGTATAACCCTTCTCTAATGCTTGCTTTTGAACTAGCAAATGTGTTTGATGCTAAAATTGATGATATTTTTACATATAGTAAAGGGGTGGAATTATAA
- a CDS encoding ABC transporter ATP-binding protein, translating into MVLKLEHVTKRFGTFTAVDDLSLTIPEREIFGFLGANGAGKTTTFRMILGLLDPSAGGISWEGSRIDYSTSHLVGYLPEERGLYPKLKVRDQIVYLARLRGMDKGEALNELRIWLEKFKVPDYENKRLEELSKGNQQKIQFIAAVIHKPQLLILDEPFSGLDPVNVELLKDAVLTLKENGTTIVFSSHQMHHVEEMCEHLCIMHHGKPVVQGALKDVKRAFGKKNLIIHADFSLGFLKDYPGVVKVKPTMEGMELQIDGEKTAESILKEIVNHGFIRKFALEEPSLNDIFIEKVGASYE; encoded by the coding sequence ATGGTTCTTAAACTTGAACACGTTACCAAACGGTTTGGCACATTTACAGCTGTAGATGATTTATCGCTAACCATTCCGGAAAGAGAAATATTTGGTTTTTTAGGAGCAAATGGAGCTGGAAAGACAACGACGTTTCGAATGATTCTTGGGCTGCTTGATCCCAGTGCAGGCGGAATCTCGTGGGAGGGGAGCCGAATTGATTATTCAACCAGCCATCTGGTTGGCTATCTACCTGAAGAACGAGGCCTATATCCGAAGCTAAAAGTCCGCGACCAAATTGTCTACCTCGCGAGATTAAGAGGAATGGACAAAGGAGAAGCATTAAATGAATTAAGAATATGGCTGGAAAAATTTAAAGTCCCTGATTATGAAAATAAGCGGCTAGAAGAACTGTCAAAGGGAAATCAGCAGAAAATCCAATTTATCGCAGCCGTTATACATAAACCACAGTTACTAATATTAGATGAGCCATTTAGCGGACTGGATCCGGTAAATGTTGAATTATTGAAAGATGCTGTTCTAACCCTCAAAGAGAATGGAACAACCATTGTATTTTCCAGTCACCAAATGCACCATGTTGAGGAAATGTGTGAACATTTGTGCATTATGCACCACGGCAAGCCCGTTGTTCAGGGGGCATTAAAAGACGTTAAACGGGCATTTGGTAAGAAGAATCTCATCATTCATGCGGATTTTTCACTTGGTTTCTTAAAAGACTACCCAGGGGTAGTGAAGGTGAAGCCAACAATGGAAGGAATGGAATTGCAGATCGATGGTGAAAAGACAGCAGAAAGCATTCTGAAGGAAATCGTAAATCATGGCTTCATTCGAAAATTTGCTCTAGAAGAGCCCTCGTTAAATGATATTTTTATCGAGAAAGTAGGTGCCTCGTATGAATAA
- a CDS encoding ABC transporter permease, protein MNNFWIILFHTYLNKLKSKSFIVMTILSVVIVLALTNINNIINLFDKNGGKDKIAVLDETGQLYEPFKQQLNTINKKIILTQYKGSEKEAEAAVEKGKFDAVIQLSLNEQQMPIATSKAMSIADTELFSDLERGLQQLKTMMTASNIKLTPQQLQKLYEPVSFKKIALEKNAKTEEQLNQAKGLVDILLFVIYISVIMYANMIAMEVATEKSSRVMEILISSVSPIKQMFAKILGIGFLSLTQLAVFLLTGYYSLKSNMDTLKGGFLSVSGLGDIPASTIIYAVIFFVLGYFLYATLAAFLGSLVSRIEDIQQMITPMNMLVFAGLMIAMFGLGKPDSPFITVTSYIPFFTPMIMFLRVGMLTIPVWEALIGIGILLTTIIILAIFGAKVYRGGVLMYGKSNSYKDIKKALQLTKN, encoded by the coding sequence ATGAATAATTTTTGGATTATCCTATTTCACACTTATCTAAACAAGCTAAAAAGCAAATCGTTTATCGTTATGACTATTTTGTCTGTAGTCATTGTTCTAGCACTTACAAATATTAATAATATTATCAATCTATTTGATAAAAATGGCGGTAAAGATAAGATCGCTGTCCTTGACGAGACTGGGCAGTTATATGAACCTTTTAAACAACAGCTAAATACAATCAATAAAAAAATTATTCTTACTCAGTATAAAGGAAGTGAAAAAGAGGCTGAAGCAGCGGTAGAAAAAGGAAAGTTCGACGCTGTCATTCAACTTAGCCTCAATGAACAGCAGATGCCTATCGCAACTTCTAAAGCCATGAGTATTGCAGATACAGAGTTGTTTTCAGATTTGGAGCGGGGATTGCAGCAACTGAAGACCATGATGACCGCATCGAATATCAAGTTAACACCACAACAGCTGCAAAAACTATATGAACCAGTTTCCTTTAAGAAAATTGCCCTTGAGAAAAATGCAAAAACAGAAGAGCAATTAAATCAGGCAAAAGGACTTGTTGATATTTTATTATTTGTCATTTATATTTCCGTTATCATGTATGCCAATATGATTGCCATGGAAGTAGCAACAGAAAAGTCTTCAAGAGTAATGGAAATTTTAATTTCGAGTGTTTCACCGATTAAGCAAATGTTTGCAAAAATACTGGGTATAGGCTTTCTAAGCCTAACCCAGCTGGCAGTATTTTTACTCACAGGCTACTATTCCTTAAAGAGTAATATGGATACTTTGAAAGGCGGATTCTTAAGTGTTTCTGGCTTGGGAGATATTCCGGCATCCACCATCATATATGCCGTCATATTCTTTGTTCTTGGCTATTTTCTTTATGCTACACTGGCAGCATTTTTGGGCTCGCTTGTCAGCAGGATTGAGGATATTCAGCAAATGATTACGCCAATGAATATGCTTGTGTTTGCAGGATTAATGATTGCAATGTTTGGACTAGGCAAGCCTGATTCTCCGTTCATTACCGTAACGTCTTATATACCGTTTTTTACACCAATGATCATGTTTTTGAGAGTTGGAATGCTCACAATCCCAGTATGGGAGGCGTTAATTGGAATTGGTATCCTACTCACAACCATTATCATTCTGGCCATATTCGGTGCCAAGGTCTACCGGGGCGGGGTGTTAATGTATGGGAAATCAAACTCCTATAAAGATATTAAAAAAGCTTTGCAATTGACAAAGAACTAA
- a CDS encoding beta-carotene 15,15'-monooxygenase: MVFKNTLNRNVLPILLLLVISANYTLYHTSFGIDILPKESKTIVVCSILDLAVISPILLLSWKRKMNWNNIISGVAGGLVLVRFFIPIEFLAPFKAITWVGFAVEVGFLLLEIFVLLSLFKYLPNIISSVKKSSLPIIFSFSNAIEQQVKTIPIIQIICSEMLMFYYAIACWGKSPKIANNQFTLHQKTSLLAFQIVLIHSTILEMVGIDWWLHEKSFVLSLILLLLNIYTVIFLIGDIQAVRHNPLLVTEDTIYLSLGLMKRMEIKWMDVEEVIHAPKHFKHNKCTIEFIARSFDEIHPDFILKLKHPVTATLIMGIKKEYSQVALKVDEPHRFIEVLKNNIRNY, encoded by the coding sequence ATGGTTTTCAAAAATACACTTAATCGGAATGTATTACCAATTCTACTTTTGCTTGTAATTAGTGCGAATTATACTTTGTATCATACATCATTTGGGATTGACATATTGCCTAAAGAATCAAAAACTATTGTTGTATGTTCTATATTAGATTTAGCTGTTATTTCACCGATTTTACTTCTTTCGTGGAAACGGAAAATGAATTGGAATAACATAATTTCAGGTGTTGCAGGAGGACTCGTTTTAGTACGTTTCTTTATTCCGATAGAGTTTTTAGCTCCGTTTAAAGCTATAACATGGGTTGGATTTGCAGTTGAAGTTGGATTTCTTTTGTTGGAAATATTTGTTCTCTTATCATTATTCAAATATTTACCAAACATTATCAGTTCTGTAAAGAAAAGTTCACTTCCCATTATTTTTTCATTTTCAAACGCAATTGAACAACAAGTCAAGACCATTCCAATTATTCAAATCATTTGTTCAGAAATGCTAATGTTTTATTACGCCATTGCATGCTGGGGAAAGAGCCCCAAAATTGCCAACAACCAGTTTACTTTACATCAAAAAACGAGTTTGCTTGCATTTCAAATTGTGTTAATTCACTCTACAATCCTTGAAATGGTCGGTATTGATTGGTGGCTACACGAAAAATCGTTCGTTTTATCGCTTATATTGCTTTTGTTGAATATTTATACTGTCATTTTTCTTATAGGTGATATTCAAGCTGTTCGACACAATCCTTTACTTGTTACGGAAGATACTATCTACCTTTCACTTGGTTTAATGAAGAGAATGGAAATAAAGTGGATGGATGTTGAAGAAGTTATCCATGCACCCAAACATTTTAAACATAATAAATGCACAATTGAATTCATTGCTAGAAGTTTCGACGAAATTCATCCTGATTTTATTTTAAAATTAAAGCATCCAGTAACAGCAACTTTAATAATGGGAATTAAAAAAGAATACTCCCAAGTGGCTTTGAAAGTGGATGAACCACACAGATTTATAGAAGTCCTAAAGAACAATATTAGAAATTATTAG
- a CDS encoding GGDEF domain-containing protein has protein sequence MIILIGTIFPIIVDCIAYKFGKEYPFVWSLFILPSIFIMILSPKWKVVISSAIFFSLLKFIVKFYQNESLFSVEKFVLFAGSLVNWLIHLTIGYFVIKNQKLVQKMEEMALTDTLTGLNNRRYFDIYIEKAIPLSRKMNFPLLLLMIDIDYFKKINDNYGHLCGDQALKHIAGIMKRHVRETDVLIRFGGEEFSILLQETDIKDGINIAERIRDTVRKTEFIYEGTHVALTISIGLAIHNSEHIYMFLKKADQALYEAKANGRNQLVVFE, from the coding sequence TTGATTATACTAATCGGTACAATATTTCCAATTATCGTTGATTGTATTGCCTATAAATTTGGGAAAGAGTACCCATTTGTATGGTCACTTTTTATTCTCCCTAGTATATTCATAATGATTTTGAGTCCGAAATGGAAAGTTGTAATTAGTTCTGCTATCTTTTTCAGCCTTTTAAAATTTATCGTTAAATTTTATCAAAATGAAAGTCTTTTTTCTGTGGAGAAATTTGTTCTTTTTGCAGGTTCACTCGTAAATTGGTTAATTCATTTGACCATTGGGTATTTTGTCATTAAAAATCAAAAATTGGTACAAAAGATGGAAGAAATGGCATTAACAGATACTTTAACTGGATTAAACAACAGAAGATATTTTGATATCTATATTGAAAAGGCAATTCCTTTAAGTAGGAAAATGAATTTCCCTTTACTCCTTCTAATGATAGATATAGATTATTTTAAAAAAATTAATGACAATTACGGTCATTTATGTGGTGATCAAGCTTTAAAGCATATTGCCGGGATAATGAAAAGACATGTTAGGGAAACAGATGTATTGATCAGATTTGGAGGAGAAGAGTTTTCCATTTTACTTCAGGAAACTGATATAAAGGACGGCATAAATATTGCTGAAAGAATTCGAGATACTGTGAGAAAGACAGAATTTATTTATGAAGGCACACATGTTGCTCTAACAATCAGCATTGGGTTAGCTATTCACAATTCAGAACATATTTATATGTTTTTAAAAAAAGCAGATCAAGCGTTATACGAAGCAAAAGCAAACGGTAGAAATCAATTGGTTGTGTTTGAATAA
- a CDS encoding GNAT family N-acetyltransferase: protein MFQVREAFPFEWERIKQKRINAYKEYAEVLPSEHWRVLSESISVTVFEPNVQVFVATENQKIVGSVVLFPPKMDAYAGLTDLPESPEIRMLAIDPKARHQGIAEALLRHCIQACQQSGFSAVGLHTADFMKSAMRLYARLKFVRVPELDFVPLDDGIVVKAFQYSIEKEA from the coding sequence ATGTTTCAAGTGCGGGAAGCTTTTCCTTTTGAATGGGAACGAATAAAGCAAAAGAGAATAAATGCATACAAAGAATATGCAGAAGTTCTCCCAAGCGAGCATTGGAGAGTGTTGTCTGAATCGATTTCGGTTACTGTCTTTGAACCAAACGTTCAAGTTTTTGTCGCGACCGAAAACCAGAAAATAGTCGGCAGTGTGGTATTGTTTCCGCCGAAAATGGATGCCTATGCCGGTCTAACCGACCTGCCGGAATCGCCTGAAATTCGCATGCTTGCCATTGACCCAAAAGCAAGGCATCAAGGAATCGCCGAAGCGTTGCTCCGTCACTGCATCCAAGCTTGCCAACAATCAGGGTTTTCAGCCGTCGGGTTGCACACCGCTGATTTTATGAAGAGCGCGATGCGTTTATATGCACGTCTCAAGTTTGTTCGCGTGCCGGAACTTGATTTTGTGCCGCTCGATGACGGGATTGTTGTCAAAGCCTTTCAGTATTCCATTGAAAAAGAAGCCTGA
- a CDS encoding GerAB/ArcD/ProY family transporter, which yields MMIKLAAMEILSLMINFLLGSAIVVGWNFETKKDIWIFILISLGLGVGIFYFYILLHSLGKWGNLIQLFELGFGKWISKLLGFIYCLYFLYIAGRVIKDFSFFIGQVLFNDVPFWIITFTFLLVVLYSCFVGIEDTARSSLILSAFTIVIILFLMIFGYLSPYFELNNLTPVFRTDWKQILASVFPTGLTFPYGELIVFTMIFPYVNNVKALRKYGWISVCLTGFLLIAAAEMILGLLNSETVNLYVFPFVKALELTSISEFLPHLEILAVVINLIGGFIKVSIFMFGGLNILAHLFPNVKRNKHILASTVLTLLFTFFFSKNIIQHLNIGLKIVPAYLHIPLQLILPFILVVVLLIKKYIVKSI from the coding sequence ATGATGATCAAACTAGCTGCTATGGAAATACTCTCCTTAATGATCAACTTTTTGCTTGGGAGTGCTATCGTCGTAGGATGGAACTTTGAAACCAAAAAAGATATTTGGATTTTCATTTTAATATCTTTAGGCTTGGGAGTTGGGATTTTTTATTTTTATATCCTGCTTCACTCATTAGGAAAATGGGGAAACTTGATTCAACTATTTGAATTAGGATTTGGGAAATGGATCTCCAAACTACTTGGATTTATTTATTGTCTGTATTTTTTATACATCGCAGGAAGAGTGATTAAAGATTTCTCATTTTTTATTGGACAGGTGCTTTTTAACGATGTCCCATTCTGGATTATCACATTCACATTTCTTCTGGTGGTTTTGTATAGCTGCTTTGTCGGCATCGAAGATACTGCAAGAAGTTCACTGATTTTAAGTGCTTTTACAATCGTTATTATCTTGTTCTTAATGATATTTGGATACTTATCTCCTTATTTTGAACTCAACAATCTAACTCCAGTATTTCGGACTGACTGGAAACAGATCCTCGCTTCTGTTTTCCCAACAGGGTTAACTTTTCCATATGGAGAACTTATCGTATTTACCATGATATTTCCTTATGTAAACAATGTGAAGGCATTACGAAAATATGGTTGGATTTCCGTATGTCTTACAGGATTTTTACTAATTGCAGCTGCTGAAATGATACTTGGTTTGTTAAATTCTGAAACTGTCAACCTGTATGTATTTCCTTTCGTGAAGGCTTTGGAGCTTACCAGTATTTCAGAATTCCTGCCCCATTTAGAAATCTTAGCGGTAGTCATCAATTTAATAGGTGGATTTATTAAAGTTTCTATTTTCATGTTCGGTGGATTAAACATTCTTGCTCACTTATTTCCAAATGTTAAGAGAAACAAACATATTTTGGCTTCAACTGTTCTTACATTACTATTCACCTTTTTCTTTTCTAAAAATATAATACAACACCTGAATATTGGCTTGAAAATAGTTCCAGCTTATTTACATATTCCCTTGCAACTTATCCTTCCATTTATTTTAGTGGTTGTTCTTCTGATAAAGAAATACATAGTGAAATCGATCTAA
- a CDS encoding Ger(x)C family spore germination protein has protein sequence MLRNSNITLFLVIGLIISLIVGKKVQDTLLNKISVVSAIGIDKSKSGYIASVQIYNPAANTKEGSAELGAYAYSAKGRTIPEAIDGIHKNLARTIFLESTVVAVIGESFVKSEGISSVTNYFLRDSRLPANIRFVISKGINADKLLQIFTPVQKISGSRLEEMLSRKRESWGNLTDITSDEIKGMLNQNRTELTIPYITIKGDSSKGISKSNVEKATPDALIEIGGIAVFKHQKFSYWLSSQEGNLLALTKTKIQGTTLVTKCENRSGYVTWKDVESKPVIRVQDKKGVPSFVLQLQMKGKLYDVSCNKDTSTVQAISSLEHDAEQELQKQIQQMIIKTQNNQTDIEGFGEALYRKQPAAWNKIKNNWESAYSKVPIQTKVKVDLLDVGEISSSLK, from the coding sequence ATGCTAAGGAATTCAAATATTACCCTCTTTCTAGTGATTGGATTAATCATCTCCTTAATAGTTGGGAAAAAGGTGCAGGACACTTTGTTAAACAAAATCAGCGTTGTTTCCGCGATTGGGATCGATAAAAGCAAGAGCGGATACATTGCCAGCGTACAAATTTATAATCCAGCAGCAAATACAAAAGAAGGATCGGCTGAATTAGGTGCCTATGCGTACAGTGCAAAAGGGAGAACCATCCCTGAAGCAATCGACGGTATTCACAAAAATTTAGCGCGAACGATCTTCTTAGAAAGCACAGTAGTCGCTGTTATTGGGGAATCATTCGTAAAATCAGAAGGAATTTCTTCGGTGACCAACTACTTTTTGCGTGATTCCAGATTGCCGGCCAATATAAGGTTTGTTATTTCTAAAGGAATTAATGCGGATAAATTACTTCAAATCTTTACACCTGTTCAAAAGATTTCTGGAAGCAGATTAGAAGAAATGCTTTCTAGAAAACGAGAATCCTGGGGAAATCTTACTGATATCACTTCTGACGAAATAAAAGGAATGTTAAATCAGAATAGGACGGAGCTAACAATCCCCTATATTACGATAAAAGGGGATTCTTCAAAAGGAATCTCTAAATCGAATGTTGAAAAAGCTACACCCGATGCTCTCATTGAGATTGGTGGAATTGCCGTTTTTAAACATCAAAAATTTTCATATTGGCTTTCTTCACAGGAAGGTAATTTATTAGCTTTAACTAAAACAAAAATACAAGGTACTACATTGGTAACGAAATGCGAAAATCGATCTGGATATGTGACATGGAAAGACGTTGAAAGCAAACCTGTTATTCGTGTACAAGATAAAAAAGGAGTTCCGTCCTTTGTACTTCAGCTTCAAATGAAAGGAAAGTTGTATGATGTATCGTGTAATAAGGACACTTCAACCGTCCAAGCCATATCCTCTTTGGAACATGACGCAGAACAAGAGCTTCAAAAACAGATTCAACAGATGATCATAAAAACGCAAAATAACCAAACCGATATTGAAGGATTTGGAGAAGCTTTATATCGAAAACAACCAGCTGCTTGGAATAAAATAAAAAACAATTGGGAGTCAGCCTATTCAAAAGTACCGATTCAAACAAAAGTTAAGGTTGATCTTTTAGATGTTGGAGAAATTTCATCGTCATTAAAATAG